The sequence CGAGGCTCATCAGTTAAGGCCGCAAGATTCTATTATAAAGCTTGTTTATATACGTGGTTTGCCGTCCTCTGTAATACCTGGAATTAAAGATTTAGAACGAACTGTAAATGAAGCTTTATCTTTAAGGTTTAAAGGGAATGGGCAGTTACAAAGGTACTTTAAAGAAGTGCTGAAATGTAAAATTTAAAAAAGAAGAACATTAATAAATTAAAACGTTCTTTTTTATGCCAATCAAACGTTTTATGTTAAATAGATATGAACATCGCATACATGAGATAATATGAGAAAACATAATAAAAAGAGGATATGCATGAAACCTAAGGAACTTCTTAAAATTTATATTGAAACTGAATTAGTCGACATATTAGAGCCTTTAGGGTTCAAGTATGCTAAAAGTGGGCCAAAATTCTCTAGAAAAACAGGACCGTTCACCTTGAGCGTTAGTTTTTGTATTAGTAAGTATAGTTCGGAGGATTATTGCATTTTTTGGAGTGAATGGAGTATTTCATCTAAAGACTATAAAAAGTGGTATAAGAAAATATGGAATACTGAATTAGTAAATGATGTGATTATTGGCAGTTCGGAGTGGAACATACCGAAGTGGTTAGAAAGTGAACATGATTATGTAGTTCTTTCTAATAGTGACGTAGATAAACAGGAGTTTAAAAGGTTTATTCATAATGTTTTGAACGTAGGAATTCCTTATTATGAACAAGTCATAGATTGGAGTACTGCTGCTGATCTAGCTCTACAAGCACCTATCGTATTTTATGGGGAAGTATGTGATTTTTATATAATGGCTAATCAAAAAGAGAAAGCAAAACAAATTCTCGATTATGCTTTAGAAAGAGCTACAGATGAAGATTATGAGGAATTAAAAGCAAGAATGGAAAAGTATTTTAATTAAAATTGACATTAAAGAAAAGCTAGAAATGGAGATCTTTATGAAGAATACTCTTAGTTGTTCTGTAACGATTGATTTAGATGGTGGAGATGGAGAAATTATTGTTTCAGATAGAAAACAAACATTGATCATTTCTATTGGACTTTCTGCTATAACATTGCGCAATTTCTTTTCTGACCTGAGTGATTTATATACATATAAGAAGACTAAATTTAAGTTAGAGCATTATGGAAGTGCTGATTATTATTTATTTGTTAGAGATTCAAACATAATAAGAATTGAGGAAGTAAGGAAACCTGGAGGCAGGGATATATATAAATTTAATCTTATGGACTTTTTCCTTATATTGGAGAAGGAATTCCAGCGATTCTTTGCGAAGTTGAGGAAAGATGGTGTTCTTCCCTTAAGCCAGGGTCAGGATAACTTTATGTACGCTGTAAATCAAGATGTTACGAATTCATTTGCTAGCTTCTCCAAAAACCTAAATAAATAATTGATATATAGAAAAACTCTAGAGTGTAAACTCAAGAGTTTTTTTTATTAGTTAAACTTATTACGTTAAGTAAATACTAAAGTATTTTATTAAAATAATTAGTTTTATCATTTACACTAGATGACGACAAATTGAGCCTTTTTCTATAACTCTCTACAGTCTAAAAAGGTACACCTTTTTAGACTGTGGAAAAAACAATGATATTCAGTCTATTTAATATTAAAAATAAATCTTTTTAGACGTCTTAAAATAAATAGATCTTTTTATACATTTTTGTCCTATACTTAAATTATCTATTATAAACAAGGATGGTTTTCACAATGGGAATTAATTTTGGATATATTCGTGTAAGTACAAATGAACAAAACTTAGATAGACAGTTAGAAGCAATAAAACCTTATTTAACAGATGAAAAATATCTATACAGTGATAAGGCGAGTGGGAAGGACATGGAGCGCGACGGCTTTCAAAATATGCTTAAAGCAATGAGAGAGGGCGACACATTGTATATTAAATCCATTGATCGTCTAGGCCGGAATAAAGCACAAATAAAAAAATATTTAGAGCAGTTTAAAAAAGAAGGAATCCGAATCAAAATTATTGATTTACCTACGACTATGCAAGAGGTACCAGAAGGTCAAGAGTGGGTTATAGACATGATTAATAACATCATTATAGAGGTTTATACATCTATGGCGGAACAAGAGCGAGCAACCATCTTACAGCGCCAACGAGAAGGCATAGCCGTTGCTAAAGCAAAAGGTAAACATCTGGGGCGTCCCATCATTACTTTTCCTAAAGAGTGGGATAGGTTGTATAAAGAATGGCAGTCTGGAACAATCACGGCTGTCGCATTTATGAAGGAAATAGGAATGAAAAAAGCGACGTTTTACAATAAGGTAAAAGCTTATGAGGCAAGGAAGTAATTATGCAGGGAAGAAATGTTAGATTTAAGAAAGAGAGGTATCTTTCTATAAAGTCGTGAGAAAAACCAGCCTTTAGGGACTTAAGGGTTGGTTTTTCTGTTTTATATTATTTTGTAATTAAAGAATTAAATGACATGATTTTCTTTTTAATACATGTTATGGTTTTATTAGAAATCGACTTTCTAATAATCTTCCTTACAACAATCTATTAGGTGGCTTACCTACTGCTTAAATTTAAAACGAAAAAAGACTTTCTCAAATAAGAAAGTCTTCTCCTAGTCTGAATGAATGTACTTGATTAAGGTTAACATTCTCCCTTATTATACGGATTTTCCAGGTGTCTGTCACCTAGAAAACGCCACATTTATTTAGCTTCTTATCATACAGATAATCAGCAAGGCAACAAATAAAATATCGTTAAAGTCTTCATGAAAAAAATGATGATTTGGAGGATTGTAATGACTATTTTAAGAGGAACAAAGGATAATTTTTTCTCACTGATTAAAGAAGGTATAACCTTAGCTTATTTTTCTAACCCCCAGACAGAAGAGTGCCAAACAACTCGAGCAAACTTAGAATCTATAGAGAAGAATATTAAAAAAGATATTAAGTTCGTAGAAATTAATGTGAATGAAGAAAAAAAGGTAGTCGACAAATTCCCAGTCGACATATTCCCGACCCTTATCTTGTTTAAAAATGGAAAAATACTGAAAAGTAAAATTGGAGGACAGCCCAGATCCCAGCTAACACAGTTTATAAGTCCTTTCAACTAAATATTTCACTTTTAATATGTATGTATATCAATCAAGTTAAGTGATTTTTCTTTAAAAGTTTGTTATCATATATCTCGAAGAAACTCATTTCCGGTGAGATAATTTCTTCGAAATCACATAACATGTATTTATCTCTAAGGGTATTAAGGTAATATCTTTTGGATAAACTACTTACAATGCCGAAAGGCATTGACTTTCCTATTCTATTTTAGGTGAAAAAAGCTACTGTTGGTGGAGTCAGTCAGTAGCTTTTTTCTGTTTCTTTTATCTTTTATCTTTTCCTCACTATTTGCCTCCTAACCAAAGTTGAACATAATATATGGCACATACATCATGATTTTTTTCTTAGACGTGAATATTCTTCTCTCTTCCATCTAAAAATAATGAATATTCATAAGGTTTTGGATGTCTAATAAACTAAGTCTTTAGTTTGACTTTTATCCTTGTTCTTGTATAGTCTTATATCTTGGAGGTGACGTGATGAAATGAAGTTTAACAAGAAAAAAATTAACGTCGTAGATATTGATAAAGCTAAAAAAAGCGTCTTTGCTACAGGGGTAGGAAACGCGATGGAATGGTTTGACTTTGGTTTGTATTCATATTTAGCTGTTATCATTAGTCAAAACTTTTTTAGCGCAGTTCAAAATGATCAACTCAAATTAATGTTCACATTTGCCACATTTGCCATTGCCTTCTTAATGCGTCCACTAGGCGGTATTATATTCGGTAAAATTGGAGACAAGTTAGGACGAAAAGTCGTTTTAACCACTACAATTATTTTAATGGCTTTTTCCACATTACTCATCGGATTATTACCTACATATGATCAAATCGGTGTATGGGCACCTATCCTTCTATTAATTGCACGAATCATTCAAGGTTTTTCAACTGGTGGTGAATATGCTGGTGCGATGGTGTATATTGCAGAATCATCTCCAGATAATAAGCGTAATATGCTTGGAAGTGGATTAGAAATTGGTACACTTGTTGGTTATATTCTTGCTTCACTACTCGCTAGCTTACTGTTTATTCTTCTATCAGATAAACAGATGGCCTCATGGGGCTGGAGAATTCCCTTCTTACTCGGGTTACCTTTAGGACTAATTGGTTTTTATTTACGAAGTAGTTTAGGGGAAACACCTATTTTTGAAAATGAAATCTCGAATTCTGAAGATGAAATTGAAGAGGAAAGCTTCCTCTCTATTTTAAAAAATCACAAAAAAGATGTGTTTGTTTGTTTTGTAGCTGTAGCTTTCTTTAACATTACAAACTATATGTTATTATCATACATGCCATCTTACTTAAATGAAATCATTGGTTTATCAAACACAGTGGGTACGGTATTAATTACGGCCATTATGATTATCATGGTGCCACTTGCGCTTATGTTTGGAAAGCTAAGTGATAAAATTGGAAACAAGAAAGTTTTCTTAATTGGTTTAGGTGGGTTAAGCTTACTGTCAGCTTTTTCGTTCTATTTAATCAATTTAAACGGTTTAATCTTTGTTTCAATTGGTATTCTTATTCTAGGTATTTTCCTTGCTACGTATGAAGGGACAATGCCAGGAACACTGCCAACGATGTTCTATACAGATATTCGCTACCGAACATTAGCAATTACGTTTAACGTTTCAGTTTCTATCTTTGGTGGAACGACGCCATTAGTTGCAACATGGTTAGTTCACGCAACAGGCAACCACTTAGCTCCAGCGTTCTATTTAACCATTGTGAGCATCATCGGATTTTTCGTGATTTTGTTCCTGTTTGCGAACACGGCAGGAAAATCACTCAAAGGTTCATATCCAACAGTTTCCTCTAAGAATGAGTACAATGAAGCAGTTGAAAATCCAAAAGATTCATTATGGTGGCACACAGAACAAACTAAAAAAACAACCGAATAAAATTGAAGTGTCTTTCTAAACTATGTTACAATTTAGATGACAAAAGACAAGCTTTAAATAAAAATCTACCTAATTTGCAACCATTAGGTAGATTTTTTATTGTTGAATTCATTTCTTTCATCCTGACTTCTCTTTTTCTTATTACCTCATGTATCCTCTATATAGAGTTAGTTTATATGAATTTGATTATGTTCAGTTTAAATTCTGTCACATCATTAAGTAAATCTAAACACATTTCATTAAAATTAACGTTATTATTTACATACCTTGTAGAAAAACTGCGTATTTGTCGTCAGTTAGTGTAAATGATACAACTAAGATTTTTATAAGTTAGTTTATCTATTTACTTTTATAAATAAAATACATTATTTTTGTATTCCTACTTAAAAATATCTAGTTAAAGACATTGTAAGATTAAATATTTCACTATTTTCCTGTTAGGATAATATAAACAAATCAATGTCTTGAAAGAAAAGTAGAAGATAGATTAGTTATAATAAAAAGCTTAATTATTTACTTCTCATTAATATTGATCCTTGTTACGTATTCTCAATAAGTATTATAGTGCTTTATTTCGTTGTGAAAGAAACAAAAACTCGTTATACTGTATACAAATTAGGGAGGAGTTAGTATGGATAAAAGGCAGCAGTTAATGAGTGAACTTATGGATTTGTGTAATGAAATAATCTGGCGTAATAAACCGGAAGTAGAATTGGCTTTAAAGGACTATAAGTTGAGTGAAATAGAATTAATCGAAAATATTGCTTTAATCCCAAATGCAAATGTAACAAAGCTTGCAGCTGCAAGCTACATGACTCGAGGTGCTATAAGTAAGCTTACTAAGAAGCTAATAGCTAAAAATATGATTGAGAGTTATCAAAGTGTTGAAAATAAAAAGGAAATATATTTTCGCCTAACAACCAATGGACAAAAAATAAATGATGTCCATCAAGAATTACACCAATCTTTTCTTGAACGTGATAAAGAAGTATTTAAGTACATGACCGATGAGGAATTTGACACTATTTTTCGTTTCATTGGTCGATATAGACATCATTTGAAAAATATCACTGAGTAAGTGGTGTTTTTTTATGTTGTTTTATTGTTGACAAGGAAACAATAAAACAATAAACTTGTATTTGTTTCCTTAGAAACAATAAAGTCAAAGGAGAACTATTATGCATACTTCAATAAATAAACATGCCCTAACGTTTGGGCTTATCACGGTCTTCTTAACGGGTCTTGGATTGACTATAGTTAGCCCTGTTTTACCTTTTTTAGTAAGGACTTATACTAGTAGTCCCAGCAGTCAGGCTACTGCAGTGACATTACTTACTTCTATATACGCTCTTTCTGTCTTCTTGGCTGCACCAGTCTTAGGTGCGTTAAGCGATAGATATGGTCGTCGTCCAGTATTAATTGTTAGTCTAATCGGCTCTGCCTTTGGTTATTTTATCTTTGGAATTGGAGGTGCACTTTGGATTCTCTTCATTGGCCGTATCATTGAAGGTTTGACAGGTGGTGAAATTTCAGCGATTTTTGCTTACTTTGCAGACATCACACCTTCAAACGAACGCACTAAGTACTTTGGTTGGATTAGTGCTGTTGTTGGGGTGGGCACTGCTTTGGGTCCTATCATTGGAGGTGCACTTGCGACTTTTGGAAACAGTGTTCCTATGTATGCTGGTACGGTTATTACATTACTCAATGCCATATATGGCTATTTTTTTATGCCTGAGAGTCTTGAGAAGTCCAGACGCTCTTCCAGTATCTCTGTTAGACATCTTAATCCATTTATACAATTATCAAAGGTTTTTTCCTTTCACTCTGTAAAATGGCTGCTAATTGCCGGTTTTCTAATTTGGATTCCTAATGGATCATTACAAGCTATCTTCTCTCAGTTTTCAATAGATACATTTGCATGGCAGCCTATATTGATTGGCCTGACATTTTCTATAATAGGTGTACTGGATATCTTTTCCCAAGCACTTATTATGCCACGACTACTCAAATCTTTGACGGATAAAAAAATTGCTCTATTAGGCATGATAAGTCAAATTATTGGTTTTATCCTTATTGCCATTTCAGCCGTTACAGCCTTTTCTCTAGTCTTTATCGTTGGGATGGTTTTCTTCGGACTCGGTGATTCAATCTTTGGGCCATCATTTAACGGGATGCTTTCAAAATCTGTTAGTGACAGTGAACAAGGTCAAATACTAGGGGGAGCTCAAAGTATTCAATCTCTAGCCCGATTTAGTGGACCTATCATTGGTGGTCAGCTGTATTCAATAGTTAGTCACACTACTCCAGCCATCATGGGTGTGGTAATGATTGGTATCTCTGCTCTCGTTTTATCCAAAAAGCATCGTTATATTTAATAAAAAACAACCATTAAACAAGAACAGAAGAACTGCCTTCACCGATGGCAGTTTTTTCTGTTTTATAAATGTATACCTTATAAGCGTTTAGTTAACATAAAACCAATTACAGGAACCAAAGGCCCATTATTCTACAACATAGAAAAATGGGCCTTTAATTACCTATAATTACTTTCTATAAGTTCTCCTAAATTATCCAAATCTTGACTGATATTTAAGATAATTAAGTAATGCCATTCGCCTTTACGTTTCCCTAAATTGACTACTTGATGGACTTCAACTTGATCATTTTTATATTCTCTAGCTGCTTCACACATTTCCCACAACTTACTGCCAAACTCTGTGTTATCCCAATTTCTTATTGTCAAATCGATATAAGACTGGCTCTTTTTTAAATTCATATCCCACTCTCCCTATTACTAAAAATAACATTAAAGTAATAGTTCATGTAAAAAACTTAGTTACCATAATCACTCTTATCGGAAATTTTAATTATAAAACAAAGCCCCTGCTTATCAGCAAAGCCTTTGTTTTATTCGGCTGATTCTTTGATAAGATCAATAAATTCCATTGCATGAGATTGATCTTGTTTTATCATCTTTATTTTTTGAGGATCTAAAAGGATCCTTTTTATTTGTTTGTCCTTCCAAATTGTAGTGTTATAAGACGGAACCTTATACAACTCTTTAAACCACTCCTCCGTTGTTAACTCTTCAATAGCTAATCTTAACTTAGAATAAGAAGTAGGCTTCATTAAAATGCCGTAAGATAGCAAATCTTTAAATTCATCCATCTTGTCACCTTCCCTATATTTAGACTTTATTAAATACTGAAATTATAAATCACCATGTATATTAATCTATAAATATGGCCAAACTAATAACGTATTCCCCCTATTCTAATAAACTTGAAAAACCTTTGCCTGTATAGGAAAAGGTTTCTTTTTGTTAACTTAATTATGAAATTATAAATCGAACTTTCTTTTTTAATTTATTTTCCTTAAAATAGTTCAATTAGGCTAATAGGCTACAAACACCACATAACAAAGCCAATGTACAAGAGCCCAAAAGAGACAAATAAAATATATTTTACTATATGCAGACGTGTTTGAGACGTCATATTTGGTTCATTACTTTTCACTTCTTGATTCATTTCTAGTTACCTCTCACTTTGGTCGAAAATATACACATTTGATCTAAAACTAATATTTAAAACGAGTCCCATCAAACACATGCTACTCATAAGAGAACTGCCCCCATAGCTTATAAAAGGTAAAGGTATGCCTGTAATAGGAAGAAGACCTATACACATTCCAACATTCTCAAGAACATGGAAGAAAATAACGGATATAATTCCTGTACAAATGTACGTAGAATATTTATCTTTTGTATGAAAGGCTACCGTTATAATTTGATAAATTAATACCATAAACAAAAGGAGAACCAAACTTGTTCCCACGAATCCATAGTTCTCTCCAATTGCACTAAAAATGAAATCTGAATGCTTTTCCGGAACATACACAGCATAATGAGAGGTATCTCGCCCTGATATAGAACCCGAACCAATTGCCTTTACAACCTGCAAGTAGTTGTAGGAAAGACTTCCAGCATATGATTCTGGGTCAAACCACGCATAAATACGATCGAACTGGTAGGGGTGTAAATGAAGGTATTTTTCTAAGATTGCCGCATGATTCAGTACCATGTATAAAATGATAGAAGCGACTACTCCCATAGACGCAAAGATAGGAAGAATGAGCTTCCACGTGACACCTGAAATAAATAACATCATAAAAAACAAGAAAATCATTACGAGTGCTGTTCCTAAATCGGGCTGTTGCATAATCAAAAGTATCGGGATAGAA comes from Priestia megaterium and encodes:
- a CDS encoding DUF4304 domain-containing protein, with the translated sequence MKPKELLKIYIETELVDILEPLGFKYAKSGPKFSRKTGPFTLSVSFCISKYSSEDYCIFWSEWSISSKDYKKWYKKIWNTELVNDVIIGSSEWNIPKWLESEHDYVVLSNSDVDKQEFKRFIHNVLNVGIPYYEQVIDWSTAADLALQAPIVFYGEVCDFYIMANQKEKAKQILDYALERATDEDYEELKARMEKYFN
- a CDS encoding recombinase family protein gives rise to the protein MGINFGYIRVSTNEQNLDRQLEAIKPYLTDEKYLYSDKASGKDMERDGFQNMLKAMREGDTLYIKSIDRLGRNKAQIKKYLEQFKKEGIRIKIIDLPTTMQEVPEGQEWVIDMINNIIIEVYTSMAEQERATILQRQREGIAVAKAKGKHLGRPIITFPKEWDRLYKEWQSGTITAVAFMKEIGMKKATFYNKVKAYEARK
- a CDS encoding thioredoxin family protein, whose protein sequence is MTILRGTKDNFFSLIKEGITLAYFSNPQTEECQTTRANLESIEKNIKKDIKFVEINVNEEKKVVDKFPVDIFPTLILFKNGKILKSKIGGQPRSQLTQFISPFN
- a CDS encoding MFS transporter; its protein translation is MKFNKKKINVVDIDKAKKSVFATGVGNAMEWFDFGLYSYLAVIISQNFFSAVQNDQLKLMFTFATFAIAFLMRPLGGIIFGKIGDKLGRKVVLTTTIILMAFSTLLIGLLPTYDQIGVWAPILLLIARIIQGFSTGGEYAGAMVYIAESSPDNKRNMLGSGLEIGTLVGYILASLLASLLFILLSDKQMASWGWRIPFLLGLPLGLIGFYLRSSLGETPIFENEISNSEDEIEEESFLSILKNHKKDVFVCFVAVAFFNITNYMLLSYMPSYLNEIIGLSNTVGTVLITAIMIIMVPLALMFGKLSDKIGNKKVFLIGLGGLSLLSAFSFYLINLNGLIFVSIGILILGIFLATYEGTMPGTLPTMFYTDIRYRTLAITFNVSVSIFGGTTPLVATWLVHATGNHLAPAFYLTIVSIIGFFVILFLFANTAGKSLKGSYPTVSSKNEYNEAVENPKDSLWWHTEQTKKTTE
- a CDS encoding MarR family transcriptional regulator; protein product: MDKRQQLMSELMDLCNEIIWRNKPEVELALKDYKLSEIELIENIALIPNANVTKLAAASYMTRGAISKLTKKLIAKNMIESYQSVENKKEIYFRLTTNGQKINDVHQELHQSFLERDKEVFKYMTDEEFDTIFRFIGRYRHHLKNITE
- a CDS encoding MFS transporter; the encoded protein is MHTSINKHALTFGLITVFLTGLGLTIVSPVLPFLVRTYTSSPSSQATAVTLLTSIYALSVFLAAPVLGALSDRYGRRPVLIVSLIGSAFGYFIFGIGGALWILFIGRIIEGLTGGEISAIFAYFADITPSNERTKYFGWISAVVGVGTALGPIIGGALATFGNSVPMYAGTVITLLNAIYGYFFMPESLEKSRRSSSISVRHLNPFIQLSKVFSFHSVKWLLIAGFLIWIPNGSLQAIFSQFSIDTFAWQPILIGLTFSIIGVLDIFSQALIMPRLLKSLTDKKIALLGMISQIIGFILIAISAVTAFSLVFIVGMVFFGLGDSIFGPSFNGMLSKSVSDSEQGQILGGAQSIQSLARFSGPIIGGQLYSIVSHTTPAIMGVVMIGISALVLSKKHRYI
- a CDS encoding FtsW/RodA/SpoVE family cell cycle protein; amino-acid sequence: MERKKSESFNYGLAFTLLLFFIISCVAIFNAQQTGQYTTNFVVKQVEWYIVGGVIIFMMMRPDEDQLNRITWFFYGFTIFILILLIISPTSIAPLKNNAKSWFVLPGIGSIQPSEFMKISLILAFSKVIQQHNEKFRVRDVSSDLLLIGKLGATLSIPILLIMQQPDLGTALVMIFLFFMMLFISGVTWKLILPIFASMGVVASIILYMVLNHAAILEKYLHLHPYQFDRIYAWFDPESYAGSLSYNYLQVVKAIGSGSISGRDTSHYAVYVPEKHSDFIFSAIGENYGFVGTSLVLLLFMVLIYQIITVAFHTKDKYSTYICTGIISVIFFHVLENVGMCIGLLPITGIPLPFISYGGSSLMSSMCLMGLVLNISFRSNVYIFDQSER